The Starkeya sp. ORNL1 DNA window GAAACTTGTCGAGGCCCAGAGGCGGATCGAGAACGCTTTGACCCGCCGCGTCGAGGAATTCCGCGCGGATGGTTCTTCCGTCGGCCTCGAACAGAAACGGCGGGTATTCCTCGTCGCCGATCATTTGGGACTTCATCCGTCCACGCAGACCGCTGCGCAGCACGGCGGTCTGGGCCGGCGTGCGGCCATAGAGCGTGGAGAGGTCGATCTCGTGGTTCGACGTGGTCCGCCTCCGGTCGACCATATTGGTCCGCAGGAAGCCGTCGGTCAGGTACTGGGCGAAAACCGGAAACAGTAATGTGGATTTCGGGCATTCCCGCACCGACGTCCCGTCACGCCTGAACAGGTCAAGCACGCTCGGCAGCGGCGGCAGCGGCGCGGCAGATCCGTCCTCCGGAGGCAGGTGCCTGGCGAAATAGGTCCGGTCAGTCAGCGACGACCACGAGGTGTAGGGCGTGAGCGTGCTGAACGCATGCGGCCGCGCGCGCGAGGCGTTGACCGCGGTGTTGATCATGAAGGCGTTCAAGATGCGCGCCAGGAACGGCACGCTTTGAACAAATCGCCAAACCGGCTCGAAATTATGCAGTAGATAACTGCGCAGCCGAGGCCAAAGTCTGTCGCTGCTCTTGTTTCGCTGGTAGTTCATGCTGCCCCCCGGCTGCTGTACCTTCACTGCCGGCTGATCGGCCGGCAACGCCGTCGTATTCCTCGAGAAAGCCCGTGGCTACCCCGCCTCAAGAGGTTGCGATCACGCAACCATGGATGTCCGTTAAAAAACGCTGCCGGATTGCGCGCCCCAGCAATTCCACGAGCGCAGGGCCTCGTCCGAAATTCAGGCTGGGCCTACTGCGCCACCGGCCGCGGCTGCGTCATGGTACCACTTCCCTGTGCGTTCATATTGCTTACGTATGCAATGGGTGTAAATCTGACCGGGAAGCTTCCAATAAGCGTGAGGAATGTGCAATGACACTCGCGATCAACGACGTCGCGCCGGACTTCGAGGCGGCAACGACCGAAGGTAAGATCAATTTCCATAACTGGATCGGTGATTCCTGGGCGGTGCTGTTCTCGCACCCCAAAGATTTCACGCCGGTCTGCACCACCGAGCTTGGCTATATGGCCAAGATAAAGCCCGAGTTCGACAGACGTAACGTCAAGATCATCGGCCTCTCCGTCGATCCGCTCGACCGGCACTCCGGCTGGGCGAACGACATCAAGGAGACGCAGGGCTACGCGCCGAACTATCCGATGATCGCCGATATCGATTACAACGTGTCGAAGCTCTACGGCATGCTGCCGGCGCCGGTGTCGGGCGATCCGCTCCAACGCACCCCGGCCGACAACCAGACAGTGCGGAACGTTTTCGTCGTCGGTCCCGACAAGAAGATCAAGCTGATCCTGATCTATCCGATGACCACTGGCCGCAACTTCGACGAAGTGCTGCGGGTGATCGATTCGCTCCAGCTCACCGCCAGGCACAAGGTGTCAACGCCGGTGAACTGGAAGCAGGGCGAGGACGTGATCATTGCCGGCTCGGTGAGCGACGACGAAGCCAAGCAGAAGTATCCTGAAGGCTGGCACGCGCCGAAGCCCTATATCCGCATCGTGCCGCAGCCGAAGGGCTGAACAGCGCCGAGGCGGCGCGTGCACGCATTCGCGCACGGAGGTGCCGATGATCTTCCGTCAGCTCTTCGACAGCGTCTCCGGCACCTACACCTATCTCCTCGCCAGCCGAAAGGGTGGCGAGGCTCTCATCATCGATCCGGTGATCGAGAAGGTCGATCGCTATCTCCAACTGGTGCGCGAGCTTGACCTCAAGCTGGTCAAGGCCATCGACACCCATCTGCACGCCGATCACATCACCGGCCTCGGTGCGCTGCGCGACCATACGCATTGCATCACGGTGATGGGCGAGCAGAGCCAGGCCGATGTCGTCGCGATGCGGGTGGCGGAAGGTGACCGGGTGGCGATCGAGGGGCTCAGCCTCGACGTGCTCTATACGCCCGGCCACACCGACGATTCCTATTCCTTCCTGATGGGCGGCCGGGTGTTCACCGGCGACACCCTGCTGATCCGCGGCACCGGCCGCACCGATTTCCAGAACGGCAATCCGCGCGCGCAGTATGATTCCATCTTCAACAAGCTGCTGCGCCTGCCCGACGAGACGCTGGTCTATCCGGCGCACGACTATAAGGGCGACACCGTCTCGACCATCGGCGAGGAGAAGCACTTCAACCCGCGGCTGCGGGTGAAGTCGGTCGATGAGTATGTCGACCTGATGAACAATCTGAAGCTGCCCAATCCGAAGATGATGGACGTGGCGGTGCCGGCCAATGTCCATGTCGGACTCCACCAGGAGGAGATCGCGCGCAAGGGCTGGGCGGTCACGGCGGCGCAGGCGATGCAACTGCGTGGCCGGCCCGACATCGCCATCGTCGACCTGCGCGAGAAGAGCGAGCGCGAGCGGCACGGCGTCATTCCCGGCTCCCTGCACGCCCCCTATCCGGACCTGCTGGAGAATATCGGCGCCGGCGGCATGCTGCATGAGCTGGCGGCGGCGACCGGCAAGCGCATCGTCTTCTACTGTGCCTTCGGCGAACGCTCGGCGATGGCAGTGCAGGCGGCGCAGGATGCCGGCCTGACCGGCGCTTGCCATATCGAGGGCGGCATCGACGCCTGGAAGAAGGCCGACGGTCCGATCGTACGTTAGGCGCGGGCGCCGGGGGGATTCAGTCGAAGTCCACCACCTCGTTGTTCAGCGGCAGCTGGTTCCTGTGCTCGCCGGTGAAGCGAGGATCGATTTTTGCCGGCTTACCTTTTTCGAGCAAATCGTCCAGACCGGATGAAAGTATCCCGCGGCTGGAGAAATGCGTGAACACGAAGGGCAGCCCGTTCGCGTCCAGCGGCGAGGGTCCGTCCATGACGTGGAAATGCAGATGCGGGGCGTCGGTATTGCCGGTGTTTCCCAACAGGCCGATGACCTGCCCGACCTTCACGCGATCGCCGAGCTTCACCTTGAGGCTGCCGCGCTGCAAATGGGCGTAGAAGGCGTAGGCGCCGCCGCCGATATCGACCACCAGCATGTTGCCGCCGATACTCTCCGGGGTGATGCCCCTGGCGTCCATGCCTGGCACCTGCTCATCGGCCTCGTCATAGAGATTGACCACGACACCATCGGCCGCGGCGTGGATCGGGGTGCCGTAATAGGCGTAGCTGTCCAGCTTCGAGGCATCGCCGGTGAAGACCCGGCCAGCATCGTCGAGCTTGATCCAGTCGATGGCGAAGCGCTCGGGCACCCGCAGCCGGCCATTGATGGCCATCACCGCGCCGCGGTGCGAGGTGACGGCGTCGCAGCAGCCATTGAGCGCCATCCAGCCCGCTCCCTTGAGCGGCGGCTCCACGACCACGGCGGGCTTTCCGATCGTAACGGCGGCGCCAATGAAGCTGAACGTGCTCGGCAGCGGGGCGTCCGCCGGCTGCGCCATCGGCTTGCCGTCTTTGCCGGCGGCCTGCCGCGTCGCGGTGATGCGCGCCTTCACGCTTGGGGGCGGCGCCTCGCCATCCGCGAAACTGACATCCATGAAAACGCTGGCGGACCCGCCGGGCGACAACATGCGGCCCTCGCCGCCATACATCGCCGTCATCGCCGCGAGGCCGTCGCCCTCGATCGTCCACCGGCTTTGGCCGGCTTCGTCCACCGCCTCGACCTTGTCCAGCGAGACGAACAGCCGGCTCGGATTGGTGACGAACAGCTCATAGGCGAGGTGCACGCGCCCGTCGGTGCCGAGCACCGGATTGGGGTCGCTGATCGCCCGGACGGCGATGGAGCTGAAGACCTCGTCGGGCTTCAGCGACTGCGCCAGCGCGGCCGGCGCGAACAGCAGCAAGGCGGTCATGGCGAGCATCGCGAAGGAACGCATGAGCTTGGTCTCGGCGTGGCGGATACCGCGACCTTAGCAAATTTTACCGCGCCGTCTCGGAGACGACGCATCGGTGGATCAGTTCGACCGCTGTCGCGAAATCCTCCATCCGCATCGCCTCTTCCGGATTGTGGCTGCCATTCTGGTTGCGCA harbors:
- a CDS encoding peroxiredoxin; translation: MTLAINDVAPDFEAATTEGKINFHNWIGDSWAVLFSHPKDFTPVCTTELGYMAKIKPEFDRRNVKIIGLSVDPLDRHSGWANDIKETQGYAPNYPMIADIDYNVSKLYGMLPAPVSGDPLQRTPADNQTVRNVFVVGPDKKIKLILIYPMTTGRNFDEVLRVIDSLQLTARHKVSTPVNWKQGEDVIIAGSVSDDEAKQKYPEGWHAPKPYIRIVPQPKG
- a CDS encoding M23 family metallopeptidase, which produces MRSFAMLAMTALLLFAPAALAQSLKPDEVFSSIAVRAISDPNPVLGTDGRVHLAYELFVTNPSRLFVSLDKVEAVDEAGQSRWTIEGDGLAAMTAMYGGEGRMLSPGGSASVFMDVSFADGEAPPPSVKARITATRQAAGKDGKPMAQPADAPLPSTFSFIGAAVTIGKPAVVVEPPLKGAGWMALNGCCDAVTSHRGAVMAINGRLRVPERFAIDWIKLDDAGRVFTGDASKLDSYAYYGTPIHAAADGVVVNLYDEADEQVPGMDARGITPESIGGNMLVVDIGGGAYAFYAHLQRGSLKVKLGDRVKVGQVIGLLGNTGNTDAPHLHFHVMDGPSPLDANGLPFVFTHFSSRGILSSGLDDLLEKGKPAKIDPRFTGEHRNQLPLNNEVVDFD
- a CDS encoding MBL fold metallo-hydrolase, producing MIFRQLFDSVSGTYTYLLASRKGGEALIIDPVIEKVDRYLQLVRELDLKLVKAIDTHLHADHITGLGALRDHTHCITVMGEQSQADVVAMRVAEGDRVAIEGLSLDVLYTPGHTDDSYSFLMGGRVFTGDTLLIRGTGRTDFQNGNPRAQYDSIFNKLLRLPDETLVYPAHDYKGDTVSTIGEEKHFNPRLRVKSVDEYVDLMNNLKLPNPKMMDVAVPANVHVGLHQEEIARKGWAVTAAQAMQLRGRPDIAIVDLREKSERERHGVIPGSLHAPYPDLLENIGAGGMLHELAAATGKRIVFYCAFGERSAMAVQAAQDAGLTGACHIEGGIDAWKKADGPIVR